CCGCTGTACTGGGTGTGGACTGTGCGTGGACGTGTGCCCAAACGGGGCGCTGGCGTTAAGCGACCAGCAAGCGGTTGTGGCACGACCCGATCAGTGTGACTATACCGGTTATTGCGAGCTTATCTGCCCCACGCAAGCCATTGAGCGCCCATTTCAAATCATCGTGATCACATCACAAGGAGAATAACGCTGTGCATCAAACAAAATTTCACTGGGATCAAAGAATTGCTTTCGGAACCGACGGTCCTCAACCCCAGCCGTTGTTAGATAACGAGTGCGTCAAAATGGTACTCGTCGGACTGGAACCCAAACAGCAAATTCCACCGCACCCGGCACCGTCCGCCGTGTATTACTTCATCGAGGGAAACGGTTGGATGACCGTCAATAGTGATCGCTTTGAAATCGGCCCCGGCGTGATTGTGCGCACACCGGATGGCGCAGACCGGGGTATAGAAGCCAATACGCGCCTGGTTTTTCTGGGTACACACGGCAAAAACGGCGTGCAGCATCCTGTTGATGGCGATGGATAAACGTATCGATGTGAGCAAAACGTGAGGATACCATGCGGCGCGTGCTTCTGGTGACGGACGGTTCACCCAACGCTTTACGTGCGGCTCGAACCGCCGCGCAGCTTGCCCAGCGATCACGCGGCGAGGTGTTGGTTATCTACGTGATTCCACCTGTTCAAGCCCTTGCTAAAAATACCGTCAGCAAGGGCGGTGCTGGCTTAAACACTATCGTGGACGCGCTGCGCGATGCAATGCAAATGGGCCACACCGCGCTGACACAAGCTGCGAACATCCTGGCCCAGGCCGGAATTTCGCACACGGCGCGACTTGAACAGGGTGTCCCGGCAACGGTGATCTGCCAGGTTTCGAGAAGCGAGTCGTGTGATGCTATCGTGATTGGCAGCGCCAACCTGGATCGCACGACTACGCTGGCGCTTGGCGAAACGAGCAAACGACAAAACAACTGCGATTCATGTGCAGTGATCATTGTCAGTTAGCTCGTTTGACCACACGCCCGATACGACCCCATCACATCCGCCCCAAACCCGACTTTTGTCGATGACGGCCTCGCGCCAGGCGGTTACAGTGGAAGCACTGAAACCAATTATTCGCTGGCTGTCTTCTTGACGGTCAGCATACCTGTCCAATGGAGGATATCTCGTGTTTAACCAATCCAAACCCAGTCTGAATGTCCACGCTCTCATCCGAGACATGCTCGAAGATGAACGTGAACTGCTCATCCTGCTAGGGCAGGATTTTCTGACCGCGCACCTCGAAGACGTTGAAACCCGGCTCCACCGCTGGCAGAACTATTTTGAGAATCACTATGCCCGTGACACACCGCCACGCGGTGACGCCGACAAGCTGCGCGTTTACCAGATCGAGTATGCATTGATCACACAGTTAGCCACTGAATCGCAAACGGAACCTTTCCCGGTTGTCCACCAACGCGCCCTGCAACAAGCGCGGCAGCGGATGCGTCTGCTGGTCAATAAACGGGACTTTACGAATGCTTCGCTCAAGTCCACGCGTTTTGAAGCACACCTGGAACAGGAGTTTCTGGTTGATCTGTGGTCCAAATGGCATACTTGGCTGAAACCGCGCCGCTTGCAAAATCGGTGATTCCGAATCCTTCCGGCAAAATCCGACAAAAGTCGAAGAAACGTTCACTAATCTGCGCCATGATGGTGATAGTCCAACCCGCCCTGCCGCAAGAAATGAGGAGGTTCTATGGCCAACAAGGATATCGTGTTTGCGCTCGTCGTATTCCTGCACGACCTGTTCACTGCCGTATGGATTGGCGGCCTGCTCACGCTGACACTTAGCGTTTTACCATCCGCCAAAGCCGTGTTGGGCACCGGACCGCAAACCAAAGCACTGATGAAGGCCATCCAGCAACGCTTGAGCATCCTGGTGTATGCAAGCATCGCTGGGTTGATCGTGACCGGTGTGCTGCAAGCGAACCGGAGTGATGAATTCAACGGGTTGGTCGCAGTGGATAACGACTATTCACTCGTGCTGACGCTCAAACACGTGCTGGTGATCGCAATGGTGCTGGTCACATTGATACGCAGTTGGGGCCTGAACCGCCTGAAACTCGCGGCTCCAGCGAAAGAAAAACTCAGTATCCGGCTGCTGTTCGCCAATCTTGCGCTGGGCGTCGGGGTGCTTTTGTTAAGCGGCTTTTCAGCGGCCCTCGCCACGTGACAACGAAGAACTGTGAAAGGGAATCCGCATGAATCGCCGTGATGACATTATCCAGACCGCGCGCCAGTTATTCACTAGGCAGGGCTATCACGCCACTTCCATACGCCAGATTGCTGCCGGTGTAGGGTGCCGGGAATCGGCGATCTATGTCCACTTTGAAAACGGAAAACGCGAGCTGCTGCAAACCATTCTGACCCACCACATGCCCGATTTTGACGAAATTCTGAGGGGATGCGCACCCGAATCTGCATCAGAAAACGCGTTTGACCGTTTGGGGCAACGCATGGCGGCTCTGGCACAAACGCACCTGCAAGAATGGCAGTGGGTCGTTGGTGAGTTCCCAACCCTAAAGGCAGACGAGCGCGCCATCGTTCGCGCGAAACTCGTTGAACTGCATCAAGGGTTGGCCGACTGCCTGCAAGCCCATCGTGTTTCGGAGGCAGCGGCGCGATCAATCGCCTGGAGTCTCGTAGTGATGCTGTCCGGTTATGCCCAATTGCACCGTGTAGGTGAACCGGATTTCGATATCGGCTTTTCGCCCGATCATTTCGCCAACATGCTCAAAGTCTTGCTCGCTGAAACACTTCGTCCCGAAGAGCAAGCGAACGTTCAGTAACCATTCCCAAGGAGGAACACATTTAATGTCTACAGAAACCGCCCGCGAAAACCTGCCCGGCTATTCCAAACGGTGGATCGGCCTGCTCTTTATCGGCATCTCCCTGCTGGTAATCAGCCTGGATAACACCATCCTCAATGTGGCCTTGCCATCGATCTCAAACGATCTCGGCGCATCGGCCAGCGATTTACAATGGATTGTTGACGCCTATGTACTCGTGTTCGCCGCGCTGCTGCTCACGATGGGATCGTTTGGCGACAAGATCGGGCGCAAACGGGCGCTGCAATTCGGCCTGGTCATGTTTGGCATCGGTTCGTTGTGGGCGGCCTTGTCCACCTCTACCGAAATGCTGATCGCGGCCCGCGCCTTTCTCGGCATCGGCGGTGCGACGATCATGCCCGCGACGCTCTCGATCATCAGCGCCACCTTCCCCCGCGAGGAACGCTCGCAGGCTATCGCTGTCTGGGCGGCCATTTTTGGACTTGGCGTCGGGATCGGTCCGGTTGTTGGCGGTCTGCTGTTGGAGCAGTTCGAATGGAACGCGGTCTTTTTCGTCAACCTGCCGGTAGTCGCTATCGCGCTGCTGGGCGGAGCATTTTTCCTGGCCGAATCCAAAGATGAGCATGCGCCCAAACCGGACATCATCGGTGTCCTGCTTTCAGTCCCCGGCCTGTTCGCCTTGATTTACGGCATCATCGAGGCCGGTCAGGGCGCATGGACCGATTCGCACGTGTTGATCGCTTTTGGTATCTCCGCCGTGCTGCTCACAATCTTTACGTGGTGGGAGAACCGCAGCCCAAACGCCATGTTACCCTTGCATTTCTTCAAGAACATGTCGTTCACCGGGGCGAACATTGCCATGACGTTTATCATGTTCAGCATGTTCGGTTCGATCTTCTTCCTCAGCCAGTATCTCCAGACCATTCAGGGCTATTCGGCACTGGATGCTGGGCTGCGCATGGTGCCAATGGCTGTGTCATTGGCGGGTGTATCGGTTTTGTCGGCACGTATCGCCAGACGACTGGGCACAAAACGAACCGTCGCCCTCGGTATCACGATAGCCGCAGGCGGGCTGGTGTTCATGTCGCAAATGTACGATGTTGATACCGCCTACTCGACCGTGGTTGTCGGACAGATTATCCTGGCGAGCGGCATGGGGTTTGCGATGAGTCCGGCCACCAACTCGATCATGGGATCCGTGCCGGTCAGCAAGGCCGGAGTCGGCTCGGCCATGAACGATACCACCCGCCAGCTTGGCGGCGCGTTAGGGATTGCGGTGCTCGGCACGATCATGAATGGTCGTTACCTGGATGGCATCGTGTCGCTCAAAACCGCGCTGCCCCAACTACGCCCGGATATGTTCGACGGTATCAGTAACAGCATCCAGGCTGCACATAAAATCGCCAGCAATCCGGAAGTGCCGGAACCGTTCGCTAATACGATCATCGGCATTGCGGACCAGGCATTCGTCACCGGGATGAACGACGCCATGTTATTTGGGGCCGCCGTGATGCTGGTCAATGCGCTGCTGGTTCTCATCATCTTGCCCTCGCGCGTGCGCGCACCGCGTGAAGAGGCACACGTCGAGGAAGCACACGAACACGATCTGCCGAGTGTGGCTGTTGCGAGTGACTAACCACTCGCCCAAACCCTAATAGTTGAGATCTCACAGTGCAGGCCATAAGCGTTTGGCCTACACTGTGCTTTTTTTGCGTAACATGCTTTTACCCATCACCAATTGAACTTGATTAAGGTCAATTGGGTAATTGGAGCATATCCTGGATACACGTCTAATTCAGGGATTCATATCATACCTCGTCTTGCTCGATGGTTTATCAAAGCCGGGCTGCTTTACTTTGTAGCGGCATTAATCACCGGCGTTTTGCTCCAGGTGCGGACCGTCATCGACGCGAAGAGCGGTATGGAAATACTGGCCTGGCGTGGCTTGCATTTGCTCTGCTGAATGGTGGTGTACTGGCAGTGGCAGTCGGCGAATGGTTTGACAATCTTGCCCCGTTGGTCCTGGTAGGACGCAGCGCGGAACTCGTGGCTGTTATCACATTTGCGATCACTATCTGGCCGCGCGTTAAAGCCCTTGGAGGGTAAAATGTATTATACGCGGGATTTGTCTTGGGACCGATCATGCGGCGGTTGGCTTCCATTACGCACAGCCCCGACCGTATTGAGTAAAAACACTACAACTGCCACCACATTGAGCAAGCCGCCCCACTGTCGCGCCCCCATGTGGCCTGACAGATCGCCAATCACACGCAGTGCCAACGCCCCGTGCATAAGTGCGAAATGCAGATAGAATGAATTTTTGAACGGCACGCGCAACTTCAAAACCGCCGGAATGATGATCGGCGCGTGACCGAAGATCATCGAAAAAACAAAACCTAACAGGACTGCGTGCAACACCGCGTCATAATGAAAACCGCCTATCACCGCGCCATACTTCAGACTCAGCAGCCCGCCAATGCCCAGCCAGGCGTATCCTGTTAACAAACATGCGGCGATAAAACGCGGCAACCCGGTCTGGCGAATGGTAAAACGCGCAATGTCATAACGCAGCAGCCATGCTGCCAACGCCAGTTCTCCGATCCCTACCAGCCGTGCGCCGATATCAACCTCCGCACATGTCACTGCCACTCCCACAACAAACGCGGCAACGGCAATACAAAACGTCGGCTGGCGCAGCCGTGAGGGACGCATCACGCGCGCCAGTTCCAGACGCTCGCCGACAATCGTGAGAATCAGAAAGCCCATCCACCAATAGACCATGCTGTAAACCGGGCGATCGGTGGCCCACAGCGCGTTACCGATCAGCAGCATGTAACCGCCTGCGCCCATCACTACCGTGAATACAGTCGGCTGGCGGTGAATGACTACCGCATATACGACTACCAATCCCAGCCCGTTCAGGACGAGCAGCATCTTCCCGATGTCGATGGTTTCCACGAACAACAGCAGCGCTGCACCGATGGCGCTGAACAACGGTGGAAGGAAAGCCCCATAGGCCAGATGCGAACGGCTGTTGGTGCGCAGCGCTACAGCGCGTTCGACCGCGATCACAGTACCAAAGACCCCCGCGACCATTAACACGCCGTGTAAACCGGCGAGTTGAGTCTGGATCACCGGAAGGTCCCATCCAAGCCGGATGAGACCTCCATACAGCGCGCCGGTCAGCAACAACACAACCAGCAGCATTGGCAGGCGAACGAGACTGCGATTTTTCTGCATCGACTGACCCAAACTAACTTGTAGCGACTCGACCGATACGCACACGCCAGTCTTCCGGGCCTTCTTCGAGATAATCCCAGGAAAACTGCTCCGGGCGTTCATGCAAGAATTGGTAGTAAAGCGGCTTGGGATCGTGATCGTTGACCAGAATAAACGCTTCCCCCGACTCCAAATCGTCAAAGATTTGGAAGATTTTCGGGT
This sequence is a window from Aggregatilinea lenta. Protein-coding genes within it:
- a CDS encoding universal stress protein, with translation MRRVLLVTDGSPNALRAARTAAQLAQRSRGEVLVIYVIPPVQALAKNTVSKGGAGLNTIVDALRDAMQMGHTALTQAANILAQAGISHTARLEQGVPATVICQVSRSESCDAIVIGSANLDRTTTLALGETSKRQNNCDSCAVIIVS
- a CDS encoding CopD family protein translates to MANKDIVFALVVFLHDLFTAVWIGGLLTLTLSVLPSAKAVLGTGPQTKALMKAIQQRLSILVYASIAGLIVTGVLQANRSDEFNGLVAVDNDYSLVLTLKHVLVIAMVLVTLIRSWGLNRLKLAAPAKEKLSIRLLFANLALGVGVLLLSGFSAALAT
- a CDS encoding MFS transporter; the encoded protein is MSTETARENLPGYSKRWIGLLFIGISLLVISLDNTILNVALPSISNDLGASASDLQWIVDAYVLVFAALLLTMGSFGDKIGRKRALQFGLVMFGIGSLWAALSTSTEMLIAARAFLGIGGATIMPATLSIISATFPREERSQAIAVWAAIFGLGVGIGPVVGGLLLEQFEWNAVFFVNLPVVAIALLGGAFFLAESKDEHAPKPDIIGVLLSVPGLFALIYGIIEAGQGAWTDSHVLIAFGISAVLLTIFTWWENRSPNAMLPLHFFKNMSFTGANIAMTFIMFSMFGSIFFLSQYLQTIQGYSALDAGLRMVPMAVSLAGVSVLSARIARRLGTKRTVALGITIAAGGLVFMSQMYDVDTAYSTVVVGQIILASGMGFAMSPATNSIMGSVPVSKAGVGSAMNDTTRQLGGALGIAVLGTIMNGRYLDGIVSLKTALPQLRPDMFDGISNSIQAAHKIASNPEVPEPFANTIIGIADQAFVTGMNDAMLFGAAVMLVNALLVLIILPSRVRAPREEAHVEEAHEHDLPSVAVASD
- a CDS encoding ATP-binding protein, translating into MTKPTQSLPVPLIDHDRCTGCGLCVDVCPNGALALSDQQAVVARPDQCDYTGYCELICPTQAIERPFQIIVITSQGE
- a CDS encoding DUF2249 domain-containing protein; its protein translation is MTDTIKETLDVRDLIPMMRHPKIFQIFDDLESGEAFILVNDHDPKPLYYQFLHERPEQFSWDYLEEGPEDWRVRIGRVATS
- a CDS encoding TetR/AcrR family transcriptional regulator; amino-acid sequence: MNRRDDIIQTARQLFTRQGYHATSIRQIAAGVGCRESAIYVHFENGKRELLQTILTHHMPDFDEILRGCAPESASENAFDRLGQRMAALAQTHLQEWQWVVGEFPTLKADERAIVRAKLVELHQGLADCLQAHRVSEAAARSIAWSLVVMLSGYAQLHRVGEPDFDIGFSPDHFANMLKVLLAETLRPEEQANVQ